The Euleptes europaea isolate rEulEur1 chromosome 2, rEulEur1.hap1, whole genome shotgun sequence genome has a segment encoding these proteins:
- the ZNRF4 gene encoding E3 ubiquitin-protein ligase ZNRF4, translating to MRSSLLSPPPLLLFSLLLEAVSGKPFVHLVFSHNATCFDAQAVPACFGPVISHVGLKGYLFEAVPANACQPIEAPPPSERFSPRSIVLIQRYDCPFSVKVLYAQQAGYQAAIIHNLYSDVLVSMSIEVEETRRRISIPSLFIGESDSKFLRKVVRFKNETVVKMVIPRGYYNPCWDNVGVSAWDPARHNLQYWPGYCTQQMIIEFLQDFGLVILLSMGISFLAVAGCMKWYWRDRRIKVKTFKRGDKYDLCVICMAEYEAGDRLKILPCAHAYHNTCINTWLLIQPREGKICPICKQHVNMVT from the coding sequence ATGAGGTCCTCGCTCCTgtctcctcctcccttgctcctCTTCTCATTGCTCCTGGAGGCCGTCTCGGGGAAACCCTTCGTCCACTTGGTCTTCTCCCACAACGCCACCTGCTTTGACGCCCAGGCGGTGCCCGCCTGCTTTGGCCCGGTGATCTCCCACGTGGGTCTGAAGGGCTACCTCTTTGAAGCTGTCCCCGCCAACGCCTGCCAACCCATAGAAGCCCCGCCGCCCTCCGAGAGGTTCTCCCCCAGGTCCATCGTGCTCATCCAGAGGTACGACTGCCCCTTCAGTGTCAAGGTGCTCTAcgcccagcaagccgggtaccaGGCGGCCATCATCCACAACCTCTACTCCGACGTGCTGGTGAGCATGTCCATTGAAGTGGAAGAGACCCGGAGGCGGATCTCGATCCCTTCCCTCTTCATCGGGGAGTCGGACTCCAAATTCCTGAGGAAGGTGGTCCGCTTCAAAAACGAGACCGTGGTCAAAATGGTGATCCCGCGGGGTTACTACAATCCCTGTTGGGACAACGTCGGTGTCTCGGCGTGGGACCCGGCGCGGCACAACCTGCAATATTGGCCCGGCTACTGTACCCAGCAAATGATCATTGAGTTCCTCCAGGATTTTGGGCTGGTGATCCTCCTCAGCATGGGCATCAGCTTCTTGGCGGTGGCCGGTTGCATGAAATGGTACTGGAGGGACAGACGGATCAAGGTGAAGACCTTCAAAAGAGGCGACAAATACGACCTGTGCGTCATCTGTATGGCCGAGTACGAGGCCGGCGACCGGCTGAAGATCCTTCCTTGCGCCCACGCCTATCACAACACCTGCATCAATACCTGGCTCCTCATCCAGCCCAGGGAGGGGAAGATCTGCCCGATTTGCAAACAGCACGTCAACATGGTGACCTAG
- the LOC130493997 gene encoding E3 ubiquitin-protein ligase RNF167-like produces MWSLLPPLHFVTVFLLLQVPAGKGLLRAVCSHNCSDPDFGALPALSDPPLPTEGLAGRLVEARPKNACHPIKGPPNSSFSSSAFIALIHSSNCSATKVLHAQRAGYQEAAVHNVNPQSLERMASKADAEQKIHIPSMFTADGASSTLKQHHCSGKRAPEHLHVSSNGASQAMRSTAPACKCHIRFPGPCSQTATFHIFWITCIPVSAMIASLLIEKYLSKCKRQREASNQPSRERGNETTGFSLLGSKYQECAICLEKYLEYDSLKILSCAHAFHSRCIDLWHITQTRNKTCPLCMQKVRLVVRFQIPRLWKEEARGHVKNPTFWPAQAKFFFDQ; encoded by the coding sequence ATGTGGTCGCTTCTTCCACCTCTTCACTTTGTTACGGTGTTCTTACTCCTCCAAGTTCCTGCTGGGAAAGGTCTCCTCCGCGCCGTCTGCAGCCACAACTGTTCTGACCCAGACTTCGGGGCTCTGCCAGCCCTTTCCGACCCGCCTCTCCCCACGGAAGGGCTCGCGGGCCGTCTGGTTGAGGCGAGGCCCAAGAATGCATGCCACCCCATCAAAGGTCCacccaactcctccttctcctcctcagcgTTCATTGCACTCATCCATAGTTCCAACTGCTCCGCCACCAAGGTCCTTCACGCGCAGCGAGCGGGATACCAGGAGGCCGCCGTGCATAACGTGAACCCCCAAAGCCTTGAGCGCATGGCGAGCAAGGCAGATGCCGAGCAGAAGATCCACATCCCCTCCATGTTCACTGCCGATGGGGCTTCCAGCACCCTGAAGCAGCACCATTGCTCTGGGAAACGGGCCCCCGAGCATTTGCATGTCAGCTCAAATGGTGCTTCTCAGGCCATGCGTTCGACGGCTCCCGCCTGCAAGTGTCATATCCGTTTCCCGGGTCCCTGCTCACAAACTGCAACTTTCCACATCTTCTGGATCACTTGCATCCCGGTGTCTGCCATGATCGCCTCGTTGCTGATCGAGAAATATTTATCGAAGTGCAAGAGACAGAGGGAGGCAAGCAACCAGCCTTCCCGAGAACGAGGGAACGAAACGACCGGCTTCTCACTTCTCGGTTCCAAGTATCAAGAATGTGCCATCTGCCTGGAGAAGTATCTAGAATACGATAGCCTGAAAATCCTCTCGTGCGCTCACGCCTTTCACAGTAGGTGCATCGACCTCTGGCATATCACCCAGACTCGGAATAAGACCTGccctctttgcatgcagaaggtgagGCTGGTCGTCCGTTTCCAAATACCGAGGCTGTGGAAAGAAGAGGCCAGAGGCCATGTGAAGAACCCCACCTTTTGGCCTGCTCAGGCCAAGTTCTTTTTTGACCAATGA